From Anaerolineae bacterium:
ACCCCACCCAGCAGCAGACCAAGCGTCACCTGCCATCCCGTCAAGCCGATGGCCAGAAGAAAGGTCACCGACTGAGCCAAGGTGACGAAGAACTCGCTCGAGTTCACCGAGCCGATGGTCTTTCGCGGCGAGCCACCCCGGGCCACTAGGGTCGAGGTGACGATGGGGCCCCAGCCCCCTCCACCGATGGCATCACAGAGGCCGCCCAGAAGACCCAGCGGCACCACTCCCGCGCCGAGATTCGGCCTGGGCTGGTAGCGCCGCAGTGCCTTCACCAGGATGAGCAACCCCATGGCCGCCAAGTAGACGGCCACCACAGGGCGGATGACATCGGTCGGCACCGAGACCAGTATGTACGCCCCTATCACACCTCCCAGCACCCCTGGCGCCAGCAGGCGCCAGAACAGCGCCCGATCCACGTTGCCGAGTCGCCAGTGGGAAACCCCGGAGACGGCCGTGGTGAAGACCTCAGCGGTATGAACGCTGGCGCTGGCCGCCGCCGGCGGCACTCCCATAGCCAGCAAGAAGGTGGTACAGGTGACTCCGTACGCCATGCCCAGCGCGCCGTCAACCATTTGGGCCAGAAAGCCAACAACTGCAGCAATAACCACGGTCTCCATTCATTCCTCTCCAAAACTCCAACTCTCCCGTGGGACAGGCGAAGGAGCATAACGTCCATACCGCGGGATGCGATGCGGCCACGACACTCAGACACACAGCCAGGAAGGCGCACCTGTCTGCTGGCGCCGTGCAGAGCGTGTTAGCGGTCAGGGGAGTGGCACCGACTGGGCTGCCAGGGGATACTGTGTACGTGGCAGCTCCGGGAACCGGGCAGGTTCAGCCTACTCCAGATGAAATCATCTTGGAGCCGATTGCCGCTCTCAAGAGGTAGGCGTTGTTCATCCGGCGTAGCCACTCACCAT
This genomic window contains:
- a CDS encoding sulfite exporter TauE/SafE family protein — its product is METVVIAAVVGFLAQMVDGALGMAYGVTCTTFLLAMGVPPAAASASVHTAEVFTTAVSGVSHWRLGNVDRALFWRLLAPGVLGGVIGAYILVSVPTDVIRPVVAVYLAAMGLLILVKALRRYQPRPNLGAGVVPLGLLGGLCDAIGGGGWGPIVTSTLVARGGSPRKTIGSVNSSEFFVTLAQSVTFLLAIGLTGWQVTLGLLLGGVVAAPLAALACSRVPARALMAAVGVVILVLSLRTIGTTPVVAALLAGT